A stretch of DNA from Malus sylvestris chromosome 9, drMalSylv7.2, whole genome shotgun sequence:
TAGGTTTTTTGAGATAGTGAATAATCTGAAATCACTAGGTGAGGATGTGCCTGAGAAAAGGATTGTGCAGAAGCTATTAATGAGCTTAAATAGAAGATACAAATCCATAGTGTCTATAATAGAGGAGACAAGAGATCTGGATGTTATAAGGGTTGAGGAAGTCTTGGCCTCGGTTAAAGTCTATGATAAAAGGGAAGACCTGCATGATGAAAGGGACAAGGTTACTGGTACTGAGAGGGCATTTAGTAGTCTAAAGATTGGAGGTAGTGTTCATGGTAGTACTAGTGGAAGTTATAAAGGTGCACAGAGTAAACAGAACCATAAATGGcaacaaaacaagaaaggaAGAAATTGGTCACAAAGCAGCAACTGGAATGGCAATGGTAACTCTAGTTGGAACAATCAAAATGGTGGAAGTTGGGGAAATAGAAGCACTTTTCAAAGCAAACAAGGAAGCAGTAGTCAAGGTGTCATGAAACCACAATGTCAAACTTGTGATAAATATCATTTTGGCATTTGTAGGTATAAGGGAAAACCAAAATGTGGCAAGTGTGGCAGATTTGGACACACTGCAAAGGATTGTAACAATGACAAACAGGTTGCTAACTATGCAAAAGAGGAAGGTGTGACCAATGGCACAATGTTCTATGCCTGTCACGCAGCATCAACATCTCAGGACAGATCCGTGTGGTTTGTTGATAGTGCCTGCAGCAACCACATGACTTCTCAAGAGTCTTTGCTACTAAATCTTGACAGATCAATTACCTGCAAAGTTAAAATGGGGACTGGCGATCTGGTTCAAGCTACAGGCAAGGGAACACTTGTAGTAGATACAAAGCATGGGAAGAGATACATTAATGAAGTTCTGTTAGTTCCAGGATTAGATGAAAATCTCTTGAGTGTTGGTCAAATGATGGAACACGGTTACTATGTCCTGTTTGGTGGTAATATGGCTATAATCTTTGATGACAGCAATCTTGAAAATGTGGTAGCCAAGGTAACTATGGCTGGAAATAGGTGCTTTCCATTGTCCTTGGAATCTATAAATCCAGTAGCTAAAAGAGCTTCAATTGAAGAAGGGTCATGGATCTGGCATAAAAGGCTGGGTCACTTGTGTTTTGACAACctaaaaaaattgcaaagagAGGGAATGGTACTTGGTTTACCCGAGCTATCAGAAGTGAATGAAATCTGTGAGAGTTGTATTGCTGGAAAAATGCACAGAGAACCATTTGATAAGGAGAAAGCATGGAGAGCAAGCCATCCACTAGAATTGGTACATACTGATGTCTGTGGACCAATGCAAAATGAATCCATTGGTGGGAACAGGTACTTCATCACATTCATCGATGACTATTCAAGAATGTGCTGGGTGTACTTTCTTAGAAACAAATCTGATGTGTTCAatgtatttaaaaaatttaaagccTTTGTGGAGCTACAAAGTGGTTTCAAGATTAAGAAGCTGCGAAGTGACAGGGGAGGTGAATATACATCTCATGAATTCTTAGATTTCTGTTTTAACACTGGAATGGAGAGGCAATTAACAGTTGCATATTCCCCTcagcaaaatggagttgctGAAAGAAGGAATAGAACCATTGGTGAAATGGCAAGGTCAATGATGGCCGAGAAGAATATCCCTGTAGTTTTTTGGGCTGAAGCAGTTGGAACTGCAGTATACTTGCAGAATAGATGTCCCACAACCTCAGTGAAGGGCAAGACTCCATTTGAAGCCTTCACAGGTAGAAAACCAGGCATAAAACATTTGAGAATGTTCGGATGCATATGCTATACTCACATACCTTCACAGCTAAGAAAAAAGTTTGATGAAAAGGCAAGAAAAGGTATCTTTATGGGGTATGGAAGCTGCGAAAAAGGGTATAGAGTTTATGACCTGCAGTCCAAGAAAATAATCCTCTCCAGGAGTGTTGTATTCAATGAGGATCAGTGTTGGAGTTGGGAATACAGGCAAGTTGAAACACCTGTGATGTCCCTAGTCTTTGAGAATCAAACACATGGTGGTGATGTGCAGGAAAGTCCAAATGAGACTCAGGTTGAGACTGCTCAAAGCTCTCAACCAAGTTCGAGCCCAACCAGTGCATCAACTAGCCGAAGTGAATCACTAAGTCAAAACTCAACTCCTAGTTCAACACCTGTAAAACTAAGGAGTCTAGAAGAGATATATGCTAGATGTCACATGAGTTTTGTTGAACCAGAAGATTATCAAGAAGCAGCACAGGATCAAGCATGGCAAGAAGCTATGAATGCAGAAATCGATATGATTGAAAAGAATGACACTTGGCAGCTAGTTGATAGACCCACGGATAAGCCTGTTATTGGGGTGAGATGGGTGTTCAAAACTAAATTAAATCTAGATGGAACAGTTCAGAAGCACAAGGCTAGACTGGTGGcaaaagggtatgcacaaaagccCGGAATCGATTACAATGAGACCTTTGCACCAGTGGCAAGGTTGGATACAATTAGGACCCTTATAGCTTTGGCTGCACAAAAAGGGTGGAAACTATTCCAACTAGATGTGAAATCTGCGTTTTTAAATGGCATACTTGAAGAAGAGGTATACATTGAACAACCTGAAGGTTTTGAAGTTAAAAATGCTTGTCATAAGGTCTACAAATTAAGGAAGGCCTTGTATGGTTTAAAACAGGCACCTAGAGCCTGGTATAGTGAGATTGATGCATATCTCACCAGCTGCAATTTCATCAGAAGCACAAGTGAAGCTACTTTGTACACCAAGTCCGATGAAGAAGGTGGTATACTTATTGTCtcaatatatgttgatgacattgtgTATACTGGAAGCAGCAAAACACTACTCAGTGAGTTCAAAATGGAGATGATGCAGAAGTATGAGATGTCGGATTTAGGCTTACTCCATCATTTTCTAGGAATGGGAATCCTACAAACTGAAAATGGTGTATTTATTCATCAAAGCAAGTATGCAAAATCATTACTTGTGAGGTTTGGTCTTGAAGACTGCAAACCTGTCTCCATTCCTCTGCCTACTGGTGAGAAGCTCAAGAAGGTAGATGGAAGTGAATTGGCAGATGAAACCATGTACAGGAAAATTGTGGGCAGTCTTCTGTATTTGACAGCAACTAGACCAGATTTGATGTATGCTGCTAGTTTGTTGTCAAGGTTCATGAATGGTCCTACAAAGAAACATTTTGGAGTTGCAAGGAGGGTTCTGAGATATGTGCAAGGCACGCTGAGCTATGGAATTGAGTATGCAAAAGATAGTGATGCAATCCTTGTAGGATTCTGTGATGCAGACTGGGCAGGGAGTGAGGATGATTGCAGGAGCACCTCAGGATATGCTTTTAGCTTTGGTAGTGGGATTTTCTCTTGGGCGTCTGTGAAGCAAAATACAGTTGCTTTATCAACTGCAGAGGCCGAGTATGTCTCAGCAGCAGAAGCCACGGCCCAGGCTATTTGGCTAAGATTTGTACTCGATGATTTTGGAGAAATGCAAGCTGATGCAACACCCTTATTCTGTGACAACATGTCTGCAATCTCCATGGTGAAAAATCCTGTCTTTCACCAGAAAACCAGACACATAAATAGGAGGTTTCATTTTATAAGGGAAGCACTACAAGAAGGTGTGATTAATGTGAAGTTCTGCAGAAGTGAAGAACAACTTGCAGACATATTTACTAAAGCCTTGCCTAAGGATCGATTCAATTACTTGAGGATGAAGTTAGGAGTAAAGCCAGTAAGCAGCTTAGGAGAGGCTGTTGAGAATTAAGCTGCCACCTTTCTTCAGAGGTATCCTGCAGAAGGTAATCCTGCAGATGAAGTCAAAAGGAAGCAGGAAAGTGTGAAGAAATGAAGACCCTTACTAAAATTAGAAGgagctttttatttttcaacagcTAGTTTCTTCCCCTGTTTTTAGAAAGATTACAGCTGGTGTTTTATCCATTATTTGTACTGAGCACTCTCATCTTCCTCCAAGTGGATGGATGATATCCTCTGATAACCATTTATGATCGGAGAAGAGTACTAGGCCTCTAGATGTAGGTTCTGGTTTGTAGACCGGCtgtgaaacaaaaaggatatagtctttgtaatttgttttttggatatcaagaaaatatacaaaGTGACTCTTGCTCTTCTGTTTTCTCTCGAgccaaaacaaacacaaaatttcGTCAAACCTTTTATTCAAGTTTCAATCTTTATCAACCAAAAACAATATGCCTGGTACCATTTCAAACAAGCTGCAGAAGCGAGGGATCTATGTCAAAAACTTATAAAACGCTTGCATGGCAATAGTGATGTAATTTCTTCAGGAACATCACAAAATGTGGGCAGTCTTAGGCAACTTGAGGTAAATCTTCCTTGCATATTAAAAGTATTAACTACCAATAGTTTGGGTGGAAATAGCACCATGGGTGACAGGTTTGATTAGTTTCAGTCTTTTGATCGTTTCCATAGTTGTATACTGTATACTAGGTTACTTTTAGCCTGCACTGTGTTATCATCTGATTTTTTACAGTCTTCCATTTGCTTTGTGTAGATGGAGGTTTGGGCTAAGGAAAGAGAAGTTGCTGGCTTGAGGGCTAGCTTGAATACACTGATGTCTGAAATACAACGCTTAAATAAATTATGTGCGGAAAGGAAAGAAGCTGAAGATTCTTTGAaaaagaagtggaagaagattGAAGAATTTGATTACCGCAGATCAGAACTtgaaatcatatataccacATTACTAAAAGTTAACATGGTAAGGATCTCAGCTTCAATAGTGCTTATAAATTTACTAGTCACTTCATATACTGGCATTGTATAAGCCATGTCTGGTCATTCCATGAAGTGTCGGCTCCTTTTCTTTAAGTTCCAGGCAaaagttcatatatataatataaaattcaagACAAATTTTTCTAGCAGCCCAACGAGTAGAtggactcttttttttttttaaatgaaatccACGGTCTCCTCTTTAGATGCCCAAAGACCCTATTTATGGTTATAGGTCTGGGGTTAACTCACCAGGAGACTTCAATTTCCCTGGAACTTATGCAAATGATATCACCAATTGCATAGTTTTCATTTGTTATTCGTATCATATGGTAGAATATTTCAATAGAGGCAGCTAGGATAATGCTTATCCATCTCTTTGTCTTCTGTCGGGaatattttctaatgttatTTTTGTCTTGGTACATGGTAGGATGCTGCTGCCTTCTGGAATCAGCAGCCATTAGCCGCACGGGAGTATGCATCAAGCACAATTATTCCTGCATGCACAGTAGTCATGGATCTTTCAAATAGTGAAAAACATCTTATTGAAAGAGAAGTTTCTGCTTTTGACCAAAGTCCTGATAATAGCCTCTACATGATTCCAGCAATTCCACAGGTTTgtgttggggcttaaaaagacttcactactttggagatgtttatctcataaagaagaatgtaacgcagcggaattgatagccaagaaaaaagaaagaacactCAGAGTATTACACAAAATTTTTATTCTCAcacaaacttagtacaagaggaaacactcaaacactcatACACTTCTTCACTCTTTTTCTCGCTTCTTGCTTTCTTACTGACTCTcacttcttcttgcttctttgtTACACAACACCACACACCTATTTAAAGGTGGTGTTCCCCGACTATCCTTGTTACCACCGACTTGAGCATTGCAGCAATGACCACATGATTTGCCGCCTCTAGATCTTTCTTTAACTTGGATATTTTAGGTGATAACCATTTGAAATTGCTGAAATTTTCCAGCTATATTATCGACATAGATTGCTAGCATTTGCACACATTTGCTTTGGGTTAGATCACTTGTCTTGGGCCAAAGACAAGATTACCTTTTAACATCCTCCCTTAATCTTGTCTTGTGACGCCGATTGAGTTCCTCAGTCTAACAAAGTCTTCTTGTTTGAGTGGCTTGATGAATATGTCAGCGACTTGGTCTTGAGACTTCACGGATTCCACTTGCACATCCTTTCTTGCAATGCACTCTCTTATGTAGTGATAACGAGTATCTATGTGCTTGCTCCTGTCATGGAACACCAGATTCTTTGCTAGAGCTATTACAGACTTGTTGTCGACATTGATCTCTGTTGGCTCTTCTTGTGGCCTGCTTAATTCTTTCAGCACGTTTCTCAGCCAAATTGCATGACAGATACATGCGGTAGCAGCTATATATTCAACTTCACAGGCAGACAGTGTGACAATTGGTTGCTTCTTCAACATCCATGTGAATGCAG
This window harbors:
- the LOC126582957 gene encoding AUGMIN subunit 5-like, which translates into the protein MEVWAKEREVAGLRASLNTLMSEIQRLNKLCAERKEAEDSLKKKWKKIEEFDYRRSELEIIYTTLLKVNMDAAAFWNQQPLAAREYASSTIIPACTVVMDLSNSEKHLIEREVSAFDQSPDNSLYMIPAIPQHVSQPNCMTDTCGSSYIFNFTGRQCDNWLLLQHPCECSVSHEEHKSSNVFSIVGISCRITVAISNKLVVIRA